One stretch of Pandoraea oxalativorans DNA includes these proteins:
- a CDS encoding heavy metal translocating P-type ATPase, giving the protein MDCPTEERLIRDQLERRPGVETLYFNLLKRELTVVFDKRASASDIAGERDAVADTLRKLGMTPVLLSGENAGAAAPPPANRANDAARLIAGGVLAAASEVAVWSGVPEHSLWVGGMVVAAILACGLPTLKKGWIALRHFTLNIHFLMSLAVIGAMFIGQWPEAAMVIVLFALSEKLEAASLTRARRAVEALMRLAPDQASVQQADGTWADVPAATLVVGARVRARPGERIAIDGVIEEGASALNQASITGESVPVDKTVGDDVFAGSINESGLIVYRTTVAPRDTTLARIVRIVETAQQQRSPTQRFVDKFSRIYTPVVVLCALLVAIVPPLVFGLAWSPWIYKALVMLVIACPCALVISTPVTVVSGLTAAARAGILIKGGAFLESGRLIRAVALDKTGTLTRGEPRLTDVVPLRGTSRDDALTLAAALDAQTTHPIARAVVDGHAQAGLGALPSVTDFEALVGMGVKGRIGETLYFLGNHRLIESLGVCSAEVEAELTRLEAQARTAIVLASETQALAVLAVADTLREESREAIARLTKMGVRTVMLTGDNRATAQVIGEQSGVSDVRAEMLPEDKWQAVSSLREKYGHVGMVGDGINDAPALAAADVGFAMGVTGTDSALETADVTLMDDDLRKLPAFLALSQRSATVLKQNIAVALGIKAVFFALAVMGLASLWMAVFADVGASLLVIANGMRLLRTRVV; this is encoded by the coding sequence ATGGACTGTCCCACGGAGGAGCGTCTGATTCGCGACCAGCTTGAGCGTCGTCCCGGTGTCGAGACGTTGTATTTCAACCTGCTCAAGCGTGAACTGACGGTCGTTTTCGACAAGCGCGCGTCGGCGTCCGACATCGCCGGTGAGCGCGACGCCGTGGCGGACACCCTGCGCAAACTGGGGATGACGCCGGTGCTGCTGTCCGGCGAGAACGCTGGTGCAGCCGCACCGCCGCCCGCCAACCGGGCAAACGACGCCGCCCGGCTCATAGCCGGTGGTGTGCTGGCTGCGGCGAGCGAGGTCGCTGTCTGGTCCGGCGTGCCCGAGCACAGCCTGTGGGTGGGGGGCATGGTTGTCGCCGCCATCCTTGCGTGCGGCTTGCCGACCCTCAAGAAGGGCTGGATCGCGCTGCGACACTTCACGCTGAACATTCACTTCCTGATGTCGCTTGCCGTGATCGGCGCGATGTTCATCGGTCAGTGGCCCGAAGCCGCCATGGTGATCGTGCTGTTTGCGTTGTCCGAAAAGCTCGAGGCGGCATCGCTGACCCGGGCGCGTCGCGCCGTCGAGGCTTTGATGCGTCTCGCGCCGGATCAGGCGTCGGTGCAGCAGGCCGATGGCACCTGGGCAGACGTCCCTGCTGCAACGCTTGTCGTGGGGGCGCGGGTGCGCGCGCGTCCGGGCGAGCGCATTGCCATCGACGGCGTGATCGAGGAGGGGGCCTCGGCACTGAATCAAGCGTCGATTACCGGTGAGAGCGTGCCCGTCGACAAGACGGTTGGAGACGACGTCTTCGCAGGCAGCATCAACGAAAGCGGTCTGATCGTGTATCGCACGACGGTCGCCCCTCGCGATACGACGCTCGCGCGCATCGTGCGCATTGTCGAGACGGCTCAGCAGCAACGCTCGCCGACGCAACGCTTCGTCGACAAGTTCTCACGCATTTACACGCCGGTCGTGGTGCTTTGCGCGCTGCTGGTCGCGATTGTGCCGCCGCTGGTGTTTGGATTGGCCTGGTCGCCGTGGATCTACAAGGCGCTCGTGATGCTGGTCATCGCATGCCCCTGCGCGCTGGTGATTTCCACGCCGGTCACCGTCGTGAGCGGGCTGACCGCTGCGGCGCGCGCCGGGATTCTGATCAAGGGCGGGGCATTTCTGGAGAGCGGACGCCTGATCCGTGCCGTCGCGCTCGACAAGACCGGCACGCTCACGCGAGGCGAACCGCGCCTGACCGATGTCGTGCCATTACGCGGCACCTCTCGCGACGATGCGCTGACGCTCGCTGCCGCACTCGACGCCCAGACGACTCACCCGATCGCTCGCGCTGTTGTCGACGGTCATGCGCAGGCGGGGCTTGGGGCGTTGCCGTCCGTCACCGATTTCGAAGCGCTGGTGGGCATGGGCGTGAAGGGACGCATCGGCGAAACGCTCTACTTCCTCGGAAACCATCGTCTGATCGAATCGCTGGGCGTGTGCAGTGCCGAGGTGGAAGCCGAGCTGACGCGTCTCGAAGCGCAGGCGCGCACCGCTATCGTGCTGGCAAGCGAAACGCAGGCGCTGGCAGTGCTGGCGGTGGCCGACACGCTGCGTGAGGAAAGTCGTGAGGCCATTGCCCGGTTGACGAAAATGGGCGTACGCACCGTCATGCTGACGGGCGACAACCGAGCCACTGCTCAGGTCATCGGTGAGCAATCGGGTGTGAGCGATGTGCGCGCCGAAATGCTGCCGGAAGACAAGTGGCAAGCCGTGTCGTCGCTGCGCGAAAAGTACGGGCACGTAGGGATGGTGGGCGATGGCATCAACGATGCGCCCGCGCTGGCCGCGGCCGACGTCGGCTTCGCGATGGGGGTGACGGGCACGGACAGCGCGCTCGAGACCGCCGACGTCACGCTGATGGACGACGATTTGCGCAAATTGCCAGCCTTTCTGGCGCTTTCGCAACGCTCGGCGACGGTACTTAAGCAAAACATCGCTGTCGCCCTCGGGATCAAGGCCGTGTTTTTCGCACTCGCGGTAATGGGCCTGGCATCGCTGTGGATGGCGGTGTTTGCGGATGTGGGTGCGAGCCTGCTGGTGATCGCCAACGGCATGCGCCTGCTTCGTACCCGGGTCGTTTGA
- a CDS encoding aldehyde dehydrogenase family protein has product MKTYDKFFIDGQWVTPVGRGALDVFHSADAKLMGRIPEGAAQDTEAAIAAARNARDAWAATPAAERAGYLREIAAGLKARTDELAQVMTGETGMPIKLVRAIQVGGPVYHWNKYAELAESFEFEARVGNSLVVREPVGVVGAITPWNYPLNQITLKVAPALAAGCTVVLKPSEVAPFNAFILAEVIEAAGLPPGVFNLVTGLGPVVGEVLARHPDVDMVSFTGSTRAGKRVSEVASQTVKRVALELGGKSASVVLDDADLAAAVKGTLNACYLNSGQTCSAHTRMLVPASRYDEVKALAKEAVARFTLGDPREETTRLGPLASSAQRERVQTYIRKGLSEGAELIAGGDTVPEGFEAGFFVQPTVLGRVTPDATVAQEEIFGPVLSIITYQDEADAVRIANDSIYGLGGGVWSGDEARAVRVARQIRTGQVDINGGEFNVQAPFGGFKQSGHGRENGVYGFEEFLEYKSLQFKSAKS; this is encoded by the coding sequence ATGAAGACGTACGACAAGTTTTTCATCGACGGACAGTGGGTGACGCCGGTCGGGCGCGGTGCGCTGGACGTCTTCCATTCGGCCGACGCGAAGCTCATGGGCCGCATTCCCGAAGGTGCGGCGCAGGATACGGAAGCTGCGATTGCGGCGGCGCGCAATGCGCGTGACGCATGGGCGGCCACACCGGCTGCCGAGCGCGCCGGGTATCTGCGCGAGATTGCGGCGGGCCTGAAGGCGCGCACCGACGAGCTGGCGCAGGTCATGACGGGCGAGACGGGCATGCCGATCAAACTCGTGCGTGCTATTCAGGTCGGCGGTCCGGTGTATCACTGGAACAAGTACGCCGAGCTGGCCGAATCGTTCGAGTTCGAGGCGCGCGTCGGCAATTCGCTGGTGGTACGCGAGCCGGTTGGTGTTGTGGGGGCGATCACGCCGTGGAATTACCCGCTGAACCAGATCACCCTCAAGGTCGCGCCCGCGCTGGCTGCCGGTTGCACGGTGGTGTTGAAGCCGTCGGAAGTCGCACCGTTCAACGCGTTCATTCTGGCCGAAGTGATCGAAGCGGCTGGACTGCCGCCGGGCGTGTTCAACCTGGTGACGGGGCTCGGGCCGGTCGTCGGCGAGGTGCTTGCAAGGCATCCGGACGTTGACATGGTGTCGTTCACCGGATCGACGCGTGCAGGCAAACGCGTGTCGGAGGTGGCGTCGCAGACCGTCAAGCGTGTTGCGCTGGAGTTGGGGGGTAAGTCGGCCTCGGTGGTGCTCGACGACGCAGACCTTGCCGCAGCCGTTAAAGGAACGCTCAACGCCTGCTATCTGAATTCGGGGCAGACCTGTTCTGCACACACGCGCATGCTCGTACCGGCGTCGCGTTATGACGAGGTCAAAGCGTTGGCGAAAGAGGCGGTGGCGCGTTTTACGCTGGGCGACCCGCGCGAGGAAACCACGCGTCTCGGGCCGCTTGCGTCGTCTGCGCAACGCGAGCGTGTGCAGACCTACATCCGCAAGGGTTTGTCGGAAGGTGCAGAGTTGATTGCGGGGGGGGATACGGTACCCGAGGGCTTCGAGGCGGGCTTCTTCGTACAGCCGACGGTGCTGGGGCGTGTAACACCGGACGCCACCGTAGCGCAGGAAGAGATCTTCGGCCCCGTGCTGTCGATCATCACGTACCAGGACGAAGCCGACGCAGTGCGTATCGCCAACGATTCGATCTACGGGTTGGGCGGTGGCGTGTGGTCAGGCGACGAGGCGCGCGCGGTACGCGTGGCGCGTCAGATTCGCACCGGACAGGTCGACATCAACGGCGGGGAGTTCAACGTACAGGCCCCGTTCGGTGGATTCAAGCAGTCGGGGCACGGGCGGGAGAACGGCGTCTACGGCTTCGAGGAGTTCCTGGAATACAAGTCGCTTCAATTCAAGTCTGCGAAGTCGTAG
- a CDS encoding Cd(II)/Pb(II)-responsive transcriptional regulator, protein MKIGELARAAGTDVETIRYYERAGLLPSPPRTDAGYRTYGDEHLEALRFIRHCRSLDMPLADAKRLGELAHDTHVTCEDANQLIEAHLARVHSRIHELQALEQQLLHLQAQCRSRHETSDCGILRALMQGAQGEACPCHNETEPIEVACEHDHNHDHA, encoded by the coding sequence ATGAAAATCGGAGAATTGGCCCGGGCGGCGGGCACCGATGTTGAAACCATCCGCTATTACGAGCGCGCCGGCCTGCTACCGTCGCCGCCGCGAACCGACGCGGGTTATCGCACCTACGGCGACGAACACCTGGAAGCCCTGCGCTTCATTCGTCACTGCCGTTCGCTCGACATGCCACTCGCCGATGCCAAACGACTCGGCGAACTGGCGCACGACACCCACGTGACGTGTGAAGACGCCAACCAACTGATCGAGGCACATCTGGCACGTGTGCATTCACGCATCCACGAATTGCAGGCGCTCGAGCAGCAGCTTCTGCATCTGCAAGCGCAATGCCGCAGCCGTCATGAGACGAGCGACTGCGGCATCTTGCGCGCACTCATGCAAGGCGCACAGGGTGAAGCTTGCCCTTGTCACAACGAGACGGAACCCATCGAGGTCGCGTGCGAGCACGACCACAATCACGATCACGCGTAA
- a CDS encoding DUF1289 domain-containing protein → MSELHDRPDSPCIGVCSTLFDDVCKGCGRTAYEVSNWVFFTEQEKAAVWERIIREGTGMRFCDSSSTTSQT, encoded by the coding sequence ATGTCCGAATTGCACGACCGCCCCGACAGCCCTTGCATTGGCGTTTGCTCGACACTTTTCGACGACGTCTGCAAAGGTTGCGGCCGCACCGCCTACGAAGTCTCCAACTGGGTGTTCTTCACCGAGCAGGAGAAGGCGGCGGTGTGGGAGCGCATCATCCGCGAAGGCACGGGGATGCGCTTTTGCGACAGCAGTTCTACGACTTCGCAGACTTGA
- a CDS encoding EamA family transporter, giving the protein MVMLRSWQLFALGSAFFAALTAIFGKLGVAQVNSNMATLIRTVIIFGVTLAIVGTRGEWQRPTSLSANTWAFLVLSGVATGLSWLCYFRALQLGPVSGVAPLDKLSVAMAMLIGWVVLGEPFSLKEALGGALIVAGALVLVL; this is encoded by the coding sequence ATGGTTATGCTGCGTAGCTGGCAACTTTTTGCGCTGGGCTCGGCGTTTTTCGCTGCGCTGACTGCGATATTCGGCAAACTCGGGGTGGCTCAGGTCAACTCGAATATGGCCACGTTGATTCGAACCGTCATCATTTTCGGGGTGACGCTGGCTATCGTCGGCACGCGCGGCGAGTGGCAAAGGCCGACAAGCCTGAGCGCCAACACGTGGGCCTTCCTCGTTCTGTCGGGGGTCGCCACGGGGCTGTCGTGGCTCTGTTACTTCCGGGCGTTGCAACTGGGGCCGGTGTCGGGCGTCGCGCCGCTCGACAAGCTCAGCGTGGCGATGGCCATGCTGATCGGGTGGGTGGTGCTAGGCGAGCCGTTCTCGCTTAAGGAGGCACTCGGCGGCGCGTTGATCGTCGCCGGTGCCCTCGTGCTGGTGTTGTGA
- a CDS encoding phospholipase A, producing the protein MLKTNLATFAPSPLRAIQVGAAALCLALSSAAHADLSLLQPPRALAGGAPLQLMLLATQDSPGRKTVQLPEEIVVRISNDDFKPTLLHLKRAAIVPTQLTLSNGQFRRVPYSAVLPKELRGSVRIEPVDWDASITTVVLDRAAPAEPMVAAAPIPAESGTAPGTGNRTAALPSGAVAAAPAATSSEAIAPTADTEFARISSHEPMYIAFGKNGDANARFQLSFKLHILKPDNPSSKSFLDNLYFGYTQLSIWDLEAESAPFRDSNYRPSFFYYVPDTGVRAGWFSSLGIAAGIEHESNGKAGDDSRSINTVFVKPILTFGNPSEYHWTIAPKLYAYLEKKDNSDIQDYRGYMDLLVLWGKPNGWQIGATLRKGMKRNYGSVDVQVTYPLGKLIPGTGGYIWLGYFTGYGEDMLDYNRHSPSQVRIGYSVFRW; encoded by the coding sequence ATGCTCAAGACGAATCTCGCCACATTCGCCCCATCGCCGCTTCGCGCCATTCAGGTCGGTGCGGCCGCTCTCTGCCTGGCCCTGAGTAGCGCCGCACATGCGGATCTCTCGCTACTGCAACCGCCGCGCGCCCTCGCGGGAGGCGCGCCATTGCAGCTCATGCTGTTGGCCACACAGGATTCGCCAGGCCGCAAGACCGTCCAGTTGCCGGAGGAAATCGTCGTTCGCATCTCTAACGACGACTTCAAACCGACGCTACTGCATCTGAAGCGCGCGGCCATCGTCCCCACTCAGCTCACGCTGTCCAACGGACAGTTCCGCCGCGTCCCTTATTCAGCAGTCCTGCCCAAAGAGTTACGCGGGTCCGTACGCATCGAGCCGGTCGACTGGGACGCCTCGATCACCACAGTGGTGCTCGATCGCGCCGCGCCCGCCGAGCCGATGGTCGCCGCTGCGCCGATCCCAGCAGAAAGCGGCACGGCCCCCGGGACTGGCAACCGCACCGCAGCCCTCCCGTCTGGCGCAGTTGCGGCGGCACCGGCTGCCACGTCGTCAGAGGCCATTGCCCCGACAGCGGACACCGAGTTTGCCCGCATTTCGTCGCACGAGCCGATGTACATCGCGTTTGGCAAGAATGGCGACGCGAACGCACGCTTTCAGCTCAGCTTCAAGTTACACATCCTGAAACCCGACAATCCCTCGTCGAAGTCCTTCCTCGACAATCTGTACTTCGGCTACACCCAGTTGTCGATTTGGGATCTGGAAGCCGAGTCCGCGCCGTTCCGCGACTCGAATTACCGTCCGAGCTTCTTCTATTACGTTCCCGACACCGGCGTGCGGGCTGGCTGGTTCTCGTCGCTGGGTATCGCCGCCGGTATCGAGCATGAGTCCAACGGCAAAGCGGGTGACGACTCGCGCAGCATCAACACCGTCTTCGTCAAACCGATCCTCACGTTCGGTAATCCATCGGAGTATCACTGGACGATCGCGCCGAAGCTCTATGCCTATCTGGAGAAGAAGGACAACTCCGACATTCAGGACTATCGCGGCTACATGGACCTGCTCGTGTTGTGGGGCAAGCCCAATGGCTGGCAGATCGGCGCGACGCTTCGCAAGGGCATGAAGCGTAACTACGGTAGCGTAGATGTGCAGGTCACCTATCCGCTCGGCAAGCTGATTCCGGGCACCGGTGGCTACATCTGGCTCGGTTACTTCACTGGCTACGGCGAAGACATGCTCGACTACAATCGCCACTCGCCGTCGCAGGTGCGCATTGGCTACAGCGTGTTCCGTTGGTGA
- a CDS encoding putative bifunctional diguanylate cyclase/phosphodiesterase — translation MNDTNALRRQVVLADLLLDRQRLLRALSLELRTPSPPNSHSALVVLHVGRGQRTASSQQAISDADLLATVAFRIGSRIRRRDLIGRVSDQQVAILLRDLSSREAAVQITRRFIRAGESPVPCGNGLLYPIVSAGITHLPQVPVWPATLLEHTSDVADQAIRESASRFLVTEAPAAPTEGIAPPDDAGNEHYWRGAIGRALSDSEFRLHYQPQIDMRTHRLTGLEALIRWQRDDELIMPGEFIPAAERCDVIGPIGDWTLHEACRQLDKWHTDGEEYPRVAVNLSAQQMRVQTLETVRYALKHHRVPPDKLEIEITESSLISHLDEAATLMNELVAMGVRLSLDDFGTGYSSFVRLKRWPFGTVKIDYQFVAGVLLGGYDTELIRAIIAIARKLEIETVAEGVETSAQRDALASLGCHAWQGYHCTRPLPPGHIETFIRDWHGRL, via the coding sequence ATGAACGATACGAACGCGCTGCGACGGCAAGTCGTCCTCGCCGATTTGCTGCTGGATCGCCAGCGGCTTTTGCGCGCCCTCAGTCTTGAGCTGAGGACCCCCAGTCCGCCCAATAGTCACAGCGCGCTGGTCGTGCTGCACGTGGGCCGGGGCCAGCGTACGGCGTCCAGCCAACAGGCCATCTCCGACGCGGATCTGCTCGCGACGGTGGCATTTCGCATCGGCTCGCGTATTCGACGCCGCGACCTCATCGGCCGCGTTTCGGATCAGCAGGTCGCGATCCTGCTACGCGACCTGAGCAGCCGCGAGGCCGCCGTACAGATCACGCGCCGCTTCATTCGGGCTGGCGAATCGCCAGTGCCCTGCGGTAACGGGCTGCTCTATCCGATTGTCTCGGCGGGCATCACGCATCTGCCGCAGGTGCCCGTGTGGCCGGCCACCTTGCTGGAACATACGTCCGACGTCGCCGATCAGGCCATTCGCGAGAGCGCGTCGCGCTTTCTCGTCACCGAAGCCCCGGCCGCGCCGACCGAGGGCATTGCCCCGCCGGACGACGCAGGCAACGAGCATTACTGGCGCGGCGCCATCGGACGCGCGCTGTCGGACTCGGAATTCCGCCTGCACTATCAGCCGCAGATAGACATGCGCACGCACCGGCTGACGGGCCTCGAAGCCCTGATCCGCTGGCAACGGGACGACGAGCTCATCATGCCGGGTGAGTTCATCCCGGCGGCCGAGCGTTGCGACGTCATCGGCCCCATCGGCGACTGGACACTGCACGAAGCCTGCCGTCAGCTCGACAAGTGGCATACGGACGGTGAAGAGTACCCTCGCGTGGCCGTGAATCTCTCCGCTCAGCAAATGCGTGTGCAGACGCTGGAGACGGTTCGCTACGCCCTCAAACACCACCGCGTGCCGCCGGACAAGCTGGAGATCGAGATCACCGAGTCCTCGCTAATCTCGCATCTCGACGAAGCCGCCACGCTGATGAACGAACTCGTCGCGATGGGCGTGCGCTTGTCGCTCGACGATTTCGGCACGGGCTATTCGAGCTTCGTACGACTCAAACGCTGGCCATTCGGCACGGTCAAGATCGACTATCAGTTCGTGGCCGGGGTGCTGCTCGGCGGCTACGATACCGAACTGATCCGCGCGATCATCGCCATCGCCCGCAAGCTCGAAATCGAAACGGTGGCCGAAGGCGTGGAGACCAGTGCGCAACGCGATGCGCTTGCATCGCTGGGCTGTCACGCGTGGCAGGGGTATCATTGCACGCGTCCCTTACCGCCCGGGCATATCGAAACGTTCATTCGAGACTGGCACGGGCGCCTGTAA
- a CDS encoding NAD(P)/FAD-dependent oxidoreductase, whose product MSSDVSATPAPATESNADIVIMGAGAAGISVAASLRRRRPTLSITIVDPADTHYYQPAWTLVGAGEFDAARTARPMSSVIPEGVNWIQAAVTAFAPERQQVLLSDGRRLGYRFLIVAPGLQLNWEAIDGLSETLGRNGVTSNYRLDLAPYTWSLVREFKGGNALFTQPPMPIKCAGAPQKAMYLSADTWRQRGLLDKTKIEFHLVAPALFGVKDYIPALMEYVRRYRISLNHLSHLRAVDGERRVARFEIFDADGQSRFVDKPFDLLHVVPPQSAPDVLRASPLADAAGWCEVVPETLRHARYANVFGLGDAISAPNAKTAAAARKQAVVVAENLLASMDGRPLSLHYDGYGACPLTVEHGKIVLAEFGYGGKLLPTFPIDGTHANRFAWVLKKYVLPKVYWDFMLRGREWLARPR is encoded by the coding sequence ATGTCCAGCGATGTATCCGCGACGCCAGCACCCGCGACGGAGAGCAACGCCGACATCGTCATCATGGGTGCGGGGGCGGCCGGCATTTCGGTCGCCGCAAGCCTGCGCCGCCGCCGTCCGACGCTCTCGATCACGATCGTAGATCCGGCCGACACGCATTACTATCAGCCCGCCTGGACGCTCGTCGGTGCCGGTGAATTCGATGCGGCCCGCACCGCTCGCCCGATGTCGAGCGTGATTCCCGAAGGCGTGAACTGGATCCAGGCCGCGGTCACGGCATTCGCACCGGAGCGCCAGCAAGTGCTGCTCTCGGACGGGCGTCGCCTCGGCTACCGCTTCCTCATTGTGGCCCCCGGGCTGCAATTGAATTGGGAAGCCATCGACGGCTTGAGCGAAACGCTCGGTCGCAATGGCGTGACCTCCAATTACCGCTTAGATCTCGCGCCGTACACGTGGTCGCTGGTTCGCGAATTCAAGGGCGGCAATGCCCTGTTCACGCAACCGCCGATGCCCATCAAGTGCGCGGGCGCGCCGCAAAAAGCCATGTATCTCTCAGCCGATACGTGGCGTCAACGCGGTCTGCTGGACAAGACGAAGATCGAGTTTCATCTTGTGGCGCCCGCCCTGTTCGGCGTCAAAGACTACATCCCGGCGCTGATGGAGTACGTCCGGCGCTATCGCATCTCGCTCAATCACCTCTCGCATCTGCGTGCGGTGGACGGTGAGCGCCGTGTGGCGCGTTTCGAGATTTTCGATGCCGACGGGCAATCGCGGTTTGTCGACAAGCCCTTCGATCTGCTGCACGTCGTGCCGCCGCAAAGCGCGCCGGACGTCTTGCGGGCGAGTCCGCTGGCCGACGCCGCCGGCTGGTGTGAAGTCGTCCCGGAGACGCTGCGCCACGCGCGCTACGCCAACGTCTTCGGTCTCGGCGACGCGATCTCGGCGCCCAACGCCAAAACCGCCGCCGCCGCGCGCAAGCAGGCCGTTGTCGTCGCCGAGAACTTGCTCGCTTCGATGGACGGCCGTCCCCTCTCGCTGCATTACGACGGCTACGGGGCTTGTCCGCTGACCGTGGAGCACGGCAAGATTGTGCTTGCGGAATTCGGCTATGGCGGGAAACTTCTCCCTACATTCCCTATCGACGGTACGCATGCGAACCGCTTTGCATGGGTGCTGAAAAAATACGTGCTGCCAAAGGTTTATTGGGACTTCATGCTTCGGGGCCGCGAATGGCTCGCACGCCCACGCTGA
- a CDS encoding sensor domain-containing diguanylate cyclase, which translates to MVNAPLSRRHAASAFLCGVVVLLCVLIAWGLARFAADQLVANRAARLLYEERSIATRLAHGTVHTVDQDLILIRGIPQVLAQIGQIQSAANTIATHPLTGVPQDKARQMLLANPVLKPVNELLRAAQLYFGADLVWLGAPDGITIASSDFNTTNPLIGDRYGDRDYFNTAVLGGAGQQYVTGRKTGMPGMYFTAPVYHDGILVGVLVVKLGIRRLSHWVDSGASFITDKNGVIVLANDPTFTGLAVPGAAVFNLTRRERRHLYLQEDFTVVPIENYDLTPGTPNFLQMGPDDEDNKHRARLVRVRPDNQPYLLDVEPSSDGDMVIYTMSEAPTLGSLSIERRRYASLVFALLLISAGALYLLVRYLRREKLQLTDTLAKNAALEHEVKYDALTGALSRGHFLKRLRVGVMQAASADVPTSVILVDLDHFKQINDTWGHALGDTVLATFVRLCHESLREDDICGRLGGEEFAIILSGATEARAFDAAERLRDAVREARINVDGRSLKFTISAGVAQWHAGDDDNAWLQRADAALYLAKSRGRDRCARESDLRVLTRGGT; encoded by the coding sequence TTGGTCAACGCTCCTCTCTCCCGTCGACATGCCGCTTCCGCCTTTCTGTGCGGCGTCGTCGTCCTGCTGTGTGTCCTGATCGCCTGGGGTCTGGCGCGCTTCGCTGCCGATCAACTCGTAGCGAATCGCGCCGCGCGCCTGCTTTACGAGGAGCGCAGCATCGCCACGCGGCTGGCGCACGGCACCGTTCATACGGTCGATCAGGACCTGATACTCATTCGCGGCATCCCGCAGGTCCTCGCGCAGATCGGGCAGATCCAGTCCGCAGCAAACACGATAGCCACCCATCCGCTAACGGGCGTTCCGCAGGACAAAGCGCGCCAGATGTTGCTGGCAAATCCCGTGCTGAAGCCCGTCAATGAGCTGCTGCGCGCCGCGCAACTGTACTTCGGCGCGGATCTTGTCTGGTTGGGCGCGCCCGACGGCATCACCATTGCGTCCAGCGATTTCAATACCACGAACCCGCTGATCGGCGACCGCTACGGCGACCGCGACTACTTCAACACGGCGGTGCTGGGTGGCGCGGGGCAGCAATACGTCACCGGACGCAAGACCGGCATGCCCGGCATGTACTTCACCGCGCCGGTCTATCACGACGGCATTCTGGTCGGCGTCCTTGTCGTCAAGCTCGGCATTCGCCGGTTGTCGCACTGGGTCGACAGCGGCGCTTCGTTTATCACGGATAAGAATGGCGTGATCGTGCTCGCCAACGACCCGACCTTTACCGGGCTGGCAGTGCCGGGTGCGGCGGTGTTCAACCTCACGCGCCGAGAGCGCCGTCATCTGTATTTGCAGGAAGACTTCACTGTCGTGCCCATCGAAAACTACGATCTGACGCCCGGCACGCCCAACTTCCTGCAAATGGGGCCGGACGACGAGGACAACAAACACCGTGCGCGGCTGGTGCGCGTACGCCCTGACAATCAGCCCTATTTGCTGGATGTCGAACCGTCCTCGGACGGCGACATGGTGATTTACACCATGAGCGAAGCGCCAACGCTCGGCAGTCTCTCGATAGAGCGACGCCGCTATGCCTCACTGGTATTCGCTTTGCTGCTCATCTCGGCTGGCGCGCTCTACCTGCTCGTGCGTTACCTGCGCCGCGAAAAGCTCCAGTTGACGGACACGCTGGCAAAAAATGCAGCCCTCGAACACGAAGTGAAGTACGACGCACTGACCGGCGCGCTCTCACGCGGACACTTCCTCAAGCGCCTGCGTGTCGGCGTCATGCAAGCGGCTTCGGCGGACGTGCCGACCAGTGTCATCCTCGTCGACCTGGACCATTTCAAGCAGATCAACGACACGTGGGGACATGCGCTGGGCGATACGGTATTGGCCACCTTTGTCCGGCTTTGTCACGAATCGTTACGCGAAGATGACATCTGCGGTCGTTTGGGGGGCGAAGAATTCGCTATTATCCTGAGTGGCGCCACGGAAGCACGGGCGTTCGACGCCGCTGAACGGCTGCGCGACGCCGTTCGCGAAGCACGCATCAACGTCGACGGTCGATCACTTAAGTTCACGATAAGTGCCGGCGTAGCCCAATGGCACGCGGGTGACGACGACAATGCCTGGCTGCAACGTGCCGACGCAGCGCTGTACCTTGCCAAATCGCGCGGACGCGATCGCTGCGCCCGCGAATCCGACCTACGGGTACTCACCCGAGGCGGGACTTAA